The following proteins are co-located in the Hevea brasiliensis isolate MT/VB/25A 57/8 chromosome 11, ASM3005281v1, whole genome shotgun sequence genome:
- the LOC110662241 gene encoding uncharacterized protein LOC110662241 isoform X2 gives MFIGLGVLAVISPLYINRRPVIESEDDEQSINLSSWLPLLLLLLILAIALSMYADKRFTRTSKFSSYERLVGIGMGLIAVISPLYINRRPDIDPELEEQSINLASWLPLLLLVLILAIALSLYLDQSLTRFDPYWIHRIGGSSGGIIIILVILALVLKCKASYGGKAE, from the exons ATGTTTATAGGCTTGGGCGTTCTTGCCGTGATTTCACCTCTATATATTAACCGGAGACCAGTTATTGAATCGGAGGATGATGAACAATCCATCAATCTGTCTTCTTGGTTGCCTTTGCTGCTCTTGCTGCTGATCTTGGCTATTGCTTTATCGATGTATGCAGACAAGCGCTTTACAAG GACTAGCAAgttttcctcatatgagaggcttGTGGGAATTGGCATGGGCCTTATAGCAGTGATTTCACCTTTGTATATCAACCGGAGACCAGATATTGATCCAGAGCTTGAAGAACAATCCATCAACCTGGCTTCTTGGTTGCCTCTGCTGCTTTTGGTTCTGATCTTGGCCATTGCTTTGTCACTGTATTTAGACCAGAGCCTTACCAGGTTTGATCCTTATTGGATTCATAGAATTGGTGGCTCTTCTGGTGGAATCATTATAATCCTTGTGATTCTCGCATTGGTTTTGAAATGCAAGGCTTCTTATGGGGGAAAGGCCGAATGA
- the LOC110662239 gene encoding uncharacterized protein LOC110662239 — MAITYSTARVSSSPLNYSAFPCLNRPLFAKPRKKLVGLKCALSTPKWKSSRRLVSISLLFSRLFLVPNHATAGSFLDKYVKKKKLDPLEAYVPAVILTQFQIKDLEKTLEVDQPQFANCRYLLRSGPAASLRINIRAVAQYASDAGSGNTAFNDVDQCLRALEELDSLLLLASRNDPAASVKSMKAKIGVALDALDSLLHTVPPDVFDKGKAIADAYRSSEEPEPEPESLEPELKKLESLL; from the exons ATGGCAATAACCTACTCCACTGCGCGCGTTAGCTCTAGTCCTTTAAATTATTCAGCTTTCCCTTGTCTTAATCGTCCTCTCTTCGCAAAACCAAGGAAGAAGTTAGTTGGATTGAAGTGCGCATTGTCCACCCCAAAATGGAAGAGCAGCAGGCGATTGGTCTCCATATCTCTCCTCTTCTCGCGTCTCTTCCTCGTCCCTAACC ATGCAACTGCAGGTAGCTTTTTGGATAAGTATGTGAAAAA GAAAAAGCTTGATCCACTTGAGGCTTATGTTCCTGCTGTCATATTGACCCAGTTTCAGATTAAGGACTTGG AGAAAACTTTGGAGGTTGATCAACCCCAGTTTGCTAACTGTCGATATCTGTTACGCTCTGGTCCTGCAGCGTCTCTTCGTATAAATATTCGTGCA GTAGCGCAATATGCCTCAGATGCTGGAAGTGGCAACACTGCTTTCAATGATGTTGATCAATGTCTCAG aGCCTTGGAAGAACTGGATTCCTTGCTTCTCCTTGCATCAAGAAATGATCCAGCAGCTTCAGTCAAATCAATGAAGGCAAAAATAGGCGTTGCCCTTGATGCCCTAGACAG CCTCCTCCATACTGTCCCTCCTGATGTCTTTGATAAAGGGAAGGCTATTGCAGATGCCTACAGAAGCTCAGAAGAACCAGAACCAGAACCCGAAAGCTTAGAACCAGAACTGAAAAAGCTGGAATCACTGTTATGA
- the LOC110662240 gene encoding uncharacterized protein LOC110662240 → MASRENSTATVPSFVPSCVLVSSWITQNPFVRPLKPNLLFQNSVIRELRCSFTSTAEKCLRFLHLFASENPVLKRIISFSCDFSRHLTQANLCLPVFIYIPNLLVRAYLYACVDLKGTSGVHDANKTSVPRLRAMRAAFLAGGCSISLEPKNAFSSTAAALPAELPKTEASQGSCTPNTRFTNFTTSQKKWMRRLYGNKPQSTTGSN, encoded by the exons ATGGCATCGAGAGAGAATTCGACGGCCACGGTTCCGAGTTTTGTACCTAGCTGTGTCTTGGTCTCGTCGTGGATTACTCAAAATCCGTTTGTCAGACCTTTAAAGCCGAATCTTTTATTTCAAAATAGTGTGATACGTGAGCTCCGCTGCTCATTCACTTCGACTGCTGAAAAATGCTTGAGGTTCCTTCATTTGTTTGCCTCTGAAAATCCTgttctcaagagaataatctctTTCTCTTGCGATTTTAGTCGCCATCTCACCCAGGCAAATCTCTGTCTCCCTGTATTTATCTATATACCTAATTTACTTGTCCGAGCATATTTGTATGCGTGTGTGGATTTGAAGGGGA CATCCGGAGTACATGACGCTAATAAAACTAGCGTCCCACGGTTGCGTGCAATGCGTGCAGCTTTTCTTGCAGGTGGTTGCAG TATTTCTTTAGAACCAAAAAATGCCTTTTCCAGTACTGCTGCCGCACTTCCTGCTGAACTTCCGAAAACAGAAGCTTCTCAAGGAAGTTGTACTCCGAATACAAGATTCACTAATTTCACTACATCACAGAAGAAATGGATGAGAAGGCTCTATGGGAACAAGCCACAGAGCACCACTGGTTCCAATTAG
- the LOC110662241 gene encoding uncharacterized protein LOC110662241 isoform X1 has product MEPIAICRTSRSSRSSLGERVMFIGLGVLAVISPLYINRRPVIESEDDEQSINLSSWLPLLLLLLILAIALSMYADKRFTRTSKFSSYERLVGIGMGLIAVISPLYINRRPDIDPELEEQSINLASWLPLLLLVLILAIALSLYLDQSLTRFDPYWIHRIGGSSGGIIIILVILALVLKCKASYGGKAE; this is encoded by the exons ATGGAGCCAATAGCTATATGCAGGACTAGCAGGTCTTCCAGGTCTTCCTTGGGTGAGAGGGTTATGTTTATAGGCTTGGGCGTTCTTGCCGTGATTTCACCTCTATATATTAACCGGAGACCAGTTATTGAATCGGAGGATGATGAACAATCCATCAATCTGTCTTCTTGGTTGCCTTTGCTGCTCTTGCTGCTGATCTTGGCTATTGCTTTATCGATGTATGCAGACAAGCGCTTTACAAG GACTAGCAAgttttcctcatatgagaggcttGTGGGAATTGGCATGGGCCTTATAGCAGTGATTTCACCTTTGTATATCAACCGGAGACCAGATATTGATCCAGAGCTTGAAGAACAATCCATCAACCTGGCTTCTTGGTTGCCTCTGCTGCTTTTGGTTCTGATCTTGGCCATTGCTTTGTCACTGTATTTAGACCAGAGCCTTACCAGGTTTGATCCTTATTGGATTCATAGAATTGGTGGCTCTTCTGGTGGAATCATTATAATCCTTGTGATTCTCGCATTGGTTTTGAAATGCAAGGCTTCTTATGGGGGAAAGGCCGAATGA